One Nesterenkonia populi DNA window includes the following coding sequences:
- a CDS encoding inositol monophosphatase family protein → MSTIPSPADLRTIAVSAAQSVGTPLKEAFRAAMEVETKTSNSDLVTIHDNRTEEALIQRLSEAVPDSRFTGEEGGSHGEGRVEWIIDPIDGTSNFAHGFDHFSISIGAAVDDVVVAGVVYDPINELTFSADDDAAYLRTRDVPESVLAPAPKTGVAEPNLNLLTNFPGPWMVNRHGDEALRTFGQLVTAYATVRRIVSGALELCYAAAGWADVVVNCRTSPWDIAPAQLILTRAGGTFRPYGARGELSFDGAPSPHAHLAPGYVGLAPGVESPTAEEVPARFVWNQ, encoded by the coding sequence GTGAGCACCATCCCCTCCCCCGCAGACCTGAGAACCATCGCCGTCTCCGCCGCACAGTCGGTGGGCACTCCCCTGAAGGAGGCGTTCCGCGCCGCCATGGAGGTGGAGACGAAGACCTCCAACAGCGACCTCGTCACCATCCACGACAATCGGACTGAGGAAGCGCTGATCCAGCGGCTCTCCGAGGCGGTGCCGGACTCGCGGTTCACCGGCGAGGAGGGCGGATCCCACGGTGAGGGCCGGGTGGAGTGGATCATCGACCCCATCGACGGGACCTCCAACTTCGCGCACGGCTTCGACCACTTCAGCATCAGCATCGGAGCGGCAGTCGACGACGTCGTGGTCGCCGGAGTGGTCTATGACCCCATCAACGAGCTGACCTTCTCCGCTGACGACGACGCCGCATACCTGAGGACCCGGGACGTCCCGGAGTCCGTGCTCGCGCCGGCCCCGAAGACCGGCGTGGCCGAGCCGAACCTGAACCTGCTGACCAACTTCCCCGGCCCCTGGATGGTGAACCGGCACGGAGATGAGGCGCTGCGTACCTTCGGGCAGCTTGTGACTGCTTACGCCACCGTGCGGCGGATCGTCTCCGGCGCCCTGGAGCTCTGCTACGCCGCCGCGGGCTGGGCCGATGTGGTCGTGAACTGCCGCACCAGCCCCTGGGACATTGCGCCCGCCCAGCTCATCCTCACCCGCGCCGGAGGAACCTTCCGGCCCTACGGAGCCCGTGGTGAGCTGTCCTTCGACGGCGCCCCGTCCCCGCACGCCCACCTGGCCCCGGGCTACGTGGGCCTGGCCCCCGGGGTGGAGTCCCCGACCGCGGAAGAGGTCCCTGCCCGGTTCGTCTGGAACCAGTGA
- a CDS encoding VIT1/CCC1 transporter family protein — protein MSEETEQQHEPDSAPAEPTPQQIRRWRKYLADEEAEAKLYWKLAQKRTGEEKQILLGLAEAEKRHQAHWRTLLGPHSYNLPRPSAHRVLLGRMAWIFGSVFVLALAQRAEGDSPYARDEDATPRMAADEEVHEEVVRALAARGREKLSGGFRAAVFGANDGLVSNFALIMGMGGTGVGATVVLLAGIAGLLSGALSMAAGEFISVRSQRELLDATRPTQATLRAAPDLDLDHNELMLVYRARGLSEADAEHRALERLNVFDCDCRPELSHSEEAAEDEHRAVGSAWTAAGSSFCFFAVGALIPVLPYLFGADGWLAVGLSTGLVGLALLGTGGVVGLLSGTSPTTRALRQLAIGLGAAALTYALGSVLGVTVG, from the coding sequence GTGAGCGAGGAGACCGAGCAGCAGCACGAGCCCGACAGCGCCCCCGCCGAGCCGACCCCGCAGCAGATCCGCCGGTGGCGGAAGTACCTCGCCGATGAGGAGGCCGAGGCCAAGCTCTACTGGAAGCTGGCGCAGAAGCGCACCGGCGAGGAGAAGCAGATCCTGCTGGGCCTGGCCGAGGCGGAGAAGCGCCACCAGGCGCACTGGCGGACCCTGCTCGGCCCCCATTCCTACAACCTGCCGCGTCCCAGCGCCCACCGGGTGCTGCTGGGGCGGATGGCCTGGATCTTCGGCTCAGTGTTTGTCCTGGCCCTGGCCCAGCGCGCCGAGGGCGACTCTCCCTACGCCCGTGACGAGGATGCCACCCCCCGCATGGCTGCCGACGAGGAAGTCCATGAGGAGGTCGTCCGGGCGCTTGCCGCCCGCGGCAGGGAGAAGCTCTCCGGCGGTTTCCGGGCCGCCGTCTTCGGCGCCAATGATGGCCTGGTCTCCAACTTCGCGCTGATCATGGGGATGGGCGGCACCGGCGTGGGTGCCACTGTGGTGCTGCTGGCTGGGATCGCCGGGCTGCTCTCCGGGGCGCTGTCCATGGCGGCCGGAGAGTTCATCTCCGTGCGCAGCCAGCGGGAGCTGTTGGACGCCACGCGCCCCACCCAGGCGACCCTGCGCGCGGCACCTGACCTGGATCTGGACCACAACGAGCTGATGCTGGTCTACCGGGCCCGCGGGCTCAGCGAGGCCGACGCCGAGCATCGGGCCCTTGAGCGGCTGAACGTCTTCGACTGCGACTGCCGCCCCGAGCTCTCCCACAGCGAGGAGGCTGCGGAGGACGAGCACCGGGCCGTCGGCTCTGCCTGGACCGCCGCGGGCTCAAGCTTCTGCTTCTTCGCCGTCGGCGCGCTCATCCCTGTGCTGCCGTACCTGTTCGGCGCGGACGGGTGGCTCGCCGTCGGGCTCTCCACCGGCCTGGTGGGACTGGCGCTGCTGGGGACCGGCGGGGTGGTGGGGCTGCTGTCCGGGACAAGCCCCACCACCCGCGCGCTGCGTCAGCTGGCGATCGGCCTGGGCGCCGCCGCGCTCACCTACGCCCTCGGCTCAGTCCTCGGCGTCACCGTCGGCTGA
- a CDS encoding LuxR C-terminal-related transcriptional regulator: MGGKHGSCGQRGPEERIFKHQEFGSEGPMVNCAPMDCARTCIPSNPIHEDPHGGYGSFLEQFGEVLMVNTEIARELHFSKETVKTYSKRLNERFGTHDRT; the protein is encoded by the coding sequence ATGGGAGGAAAACACGGGTCGTGCGGTCAGCGAGGCCCAGAGGAGCGGATCTTTAAGCACCAGGAGTTCGGGTCTGAGGGCCCGATGGTTAATTGCGCGCCGATGGATTGCGCACGAACATGCATTCCTTCCAACCCTATACATGAAGATCCCCATGGAGGATACGGCTCGTTCCTCGAGCAGTTTGGGGAGGTGCTGATGGTGAACACGGAGATTGCCCGTGAGCTGCATTTCAGCAAGGAGACAGTCAAGACGTATAGCAAGCGCCTGAACGAGCGTTTCGGCACGCATGACCGAACATAG
- a CDS encoding HAD-IC family P-type ATPase: MAEVSARPQNELTPPHALTAEQALTQYEADAALGLTQQQAQERLAVHGANALPAAEKDSAVVRFLRHLNDVLIYVLLGAAALTAVLQHWIDTIVILAVVLINAVVGFLQEGRAERALEGIREMLSPSAAARRDGQWQTVPAGDLVPGDIVRLRAGDRVPADLRLTEAQELNIEESALTGESVPAQKSAAPVSPEAPLGDRSCLAFSGTMATSGAGQGVVVGTGSQAEIGRISTMMSEVESLQTPLTRQIAAFGRWLALAVVVMTLVLVLVGMFAHGTDTGELLQAAASFAVAAIPEGLPALITITLALGVQAMARRKAITRRLPAVQTLGSVTVICSDKTGTLTKNEMTVAAAALADRELTVTGTGYAPEGEVHDDAARVDLQDPALRRLTEAMSIANDTQLIETDGRWGISGEPTEGALQAFAAKVGFDPAGVKRTATLPFSSDNKLMATAAETDGGPRVLVKGAPDRLLDRAAAQMGPDGAAPLDRAYWEAQVERLSAQGLRVLAAAERDGSAGDAELLTLDSLEELTFLGVVGIVDPPREAAITAIETCHDAGISVKMITGDHVGTASAIAAQMGIDGGAGAVSGHELEQADDAELRRLAETHNVFARTSPEHKLRLVKAMQAEGEVVAMTGDGVNDAPALRRADVGVAMGVKGTEVTKESAEIVLADDDFTTIEAAVEEGRRIYDNLRKAIVFLLPTNGAQSAVVLFAVALGWTLPLTPLQVLWANMVTAVTLAFAFAFEPAEPGVMRRRPRDPAKGLVELRHMVQIGVVSLLIAAATIAVFQWRIAVGDDLESARTLATTVLVVCQAFYLFNVKALESSSLRPAVLGSSRVAWGCVAGLTVLQLLFIYAAPLQALFESQPLSPEHLAVVTGAGVVVFLVTELIKLALHGRKTRVVRSARPRGADL; encoded by the coding sequence ATGGCTGAAGTGAGCGCCCGTCCCCAGAACGAGCTCACGCCGCCGCATGCGCTCACCGCGGAGCAGGCGCTCACCCAGTATGAGGCCGACGCCGCCCTGGGCCTCACCCAGCAGCAGGCCCAGGAGCGGCTGGCCGTGCACGGGGCCAACGCTCTCCCCGCCGCGGAGAAGGACAGCGCCGTCGTCCGGTTCCTCCGGCACCTCAATGACGTGCTGATCTACGTGCTGCTGGGCGCGGCGGCCCTGACCGCTGTCCTGCAGCACTGGATCGACACCATCGTGATCCTGGCGGTGGTGCTCATCAACGCCGTCGTGGGCTTCCTCCAGGAGGGTCGGGCGGAGCGGGCGTTGGAGGGAATCCGCGAGATGCTCTCCCCCTCTGCCGCCGCTCGGCGCGACGGGCAGTGGCAGACCGTGCCGGCCGGGGACCTCGTCCCTGGGGACATCGTCCGGCTGCGCGCAGGCGATCGGGTTCCCGCTGATCTGCGGCTAACTGAGGCTCAGGAGCTGAACATTGAGGAGTCCGCCCTCACCGGGGAGTCGGTTCCTGCCCAGAAGAGCGCCGCCCCGGTCAGCCCGGAAGCCCCACTGGGCGACCGTTCCTGCCTTGCCTTCTCCGGAACTATGGCTACCTCCGGTGCGGGGCAGGGCGTCGTCGTCGGCACCGGCTCGCAGGCTGAGATCGGCCGGATCAGCACCATGATGAGTGAGGTGGAGTCGCTGCAGACCCCGCTCACCCGGCAGATCGCCGCCTTCGGGCGTTGGCTGGCGCTCGCCGTGGTGGTCATGACCCTGGTGCTGGTGCTGGTCGGAATGTTCGCCCACGGCACCGATACCGGTGAGCTGCTGCAGGCCGCCGCGAGCTTCGCCGTTGCCGCAATCCCGGAGGGCCTGCCCGCGCTGATCACCATCACCCTAGCCCTGGGCGTGCAGGCGATGGCCCGGCGGAAGGCAATCACCCGGCGCCTGCCTGCTGTGCAGACGCTCGGCAGCGTCACCGTGATCTGCTCGGACAAGACGGGAACGCTCACCAAGAACGAGATGACCGTGGCCGCCGCCGCGCTCGCAGACCGGGAGCTGACCGTCACCGGGACCGGGTACGCCCCGGAGGGCGAGGTGCACGACGACGCTGCTCGCGTGGATCTGCAGGACCCGGCATTGCGCCGGCTGACCGAGGCGATGAGCATCGCCAATGACACGCAGCTCATCGAGACGGACGGCCGATGGGGTATCAGCGGCGAGCCCACCGAGGGCGCGCTGCAGGCCTTCGCCGCCAAGGTCGGCTTTGACCCTGCTGGGGTGAAGCGCACTGCGACCCTGCCGTTCAGCTCGGACAACAAGCTGATGGCCACGGCGGCTGAGACCGACGGCGGGCCCCGGGTGCTGGTCAAAGGCGCGCCCGACCGTCTGCTGGACCGGGCCGCCGCACAGATGGGCCCGGACGGTGCAGCACCCCTGGACCGCGCCTACTGGGAGGCCCAGGTGGAGCGGCTCTCCGCGCAGGGGCTGCGCGTGCTCGCTGCCGCTGAGCGCGACGGCTCAGCCGGGGACGCTGAGCTGCTGACCCTCGATTCTCTCGAGGAGCTGACTTTCCTCGGCGTCGTGGGGATCGTGGACCCGCCCCGGGAGGCGGCGATCACAGCAATCGAGACCTGCCACGATGCCGGGATCAGTGTGAAGATGATCACTGGCGACCATGTGGGCACTGCGAGCGCCATCGCTGCCCAGATGGGAATCGATGGGGGAGCGGGCGCGGTCAGCGGGCACGAGCTGGAGCAGGCCGATGACGCCGAGCTGCGGCGCCTGGCCGAGACGCACAACGTGTTCGCCCGCACCAGCCCGGAGCACAAGCTGCGGCTGGTCAAGGCCATGCAGGCCGAGGGCGAGGTGGTGGCGATGACCGGCGACGGCGTCAACGATGCTCCCGCCCTCCGCCGGGCTGACGTCGGCGTCGCCATGGGTGTGAAGGGCACTGAGGTCACGAAGGAGTCGGCGGAGATCGTGCTCGCCGATGATGACTTCACCACCATCGAGGCGGCGGTGGAGGAAGGACGGCGCATCTATGACAACCTGCGCAAGGCGATCGTCTTCCTGCTGCCCACCAATGGTGCCCAGTCCGCTGTGGTGCTCTTTGCCGTGGCACTGGGATGGACGCTGCCGCTGACGCCGCTGCAGGTGCTCTGGGCCAATATGGTCACTGCGGTGACCCTGGCGTTCGCCTTCGCGTTCGAGCCCGCGGAGCCCGGGGTGATGCGACGGAGGCCCCGGGACCCTGCCAAGGGGCTGGTGGAGCTGCGTCATATGGTCCAGATCGGTGTGGTGTCCCTGCTGATCGCGGCCGCGACGATCGCAGTGTTCCAGTGGCGGATCGCCGTCGGGGACGACCTCGAGTCGGCCCGGACGCTGGCGACCACGGTGCTGGTGGTCTGCCAGGCCTTCTACCTGTTCAACGTCAAGGCCCTGGAGTCCTCCAGCCTTCGGCCGGCGGTGCTCGGCAGCAGCCGGGTCGCCTGGGGCTGCGTGGCGGGACTGACGGTGCTGCAGCTGCTGTTCATCTATGCGGCACCGCTGCAGGCGCTCTTCGAGTCCCAGCCGCTGAGCCCCGAGCACCTGGCGGTGGTGACGGGAGCCGGCGTCGTCGTCTTCCTCGTGACCGAGCTCATCAAGCTGGCGCTCCATGGGAGGAAAACACGGGTCGTGCGGTCAGCGAGGCCCAGAGGAGCGGATCTTTAA
- a CDS encoding DoxX family membrane protein — MTTHTQSRLPVRAEAPRILIPALYLLAVVRILLGFEFLWAFLDKTFGWQLNTPPGAGWIDGGSPTEGYLSAERALEPVFSPMAGATIVDILFMVGLLCVGIGLMLGIAVRLAAVAGALMQFFMWLAAFPIEANPFVNYNLTNAIVILAFAFLVGHMRLSLAQPWQRAVTSIAGEKGAAWLK, encoded by the coding sequence ATGACCACGCACACCCAGAGCCGGCTGCCAGTTCGGGCTGAGGCCCCGCGCATCCTCATCCCTGCGCTCTACCTGCTGGCGGTGGTCAGGATTCTGCTCGGATTTGAGTTCCTCTGGGCCTTCCTCGACAAGACCTTCGGGTGGCAGCTCAACACCCCGCCCGGCGCCGGGTGGATCGACGGCGGCTCGCCCACCGAAGGCTACCTCAGCGCCGAACGGGCTCTCGAGCCGGTCTTCAGCCCGATGGCGGGGGCCACCATTGTGGATATCCTGTTCATGGTGGGCCTGCTGTGCGTGGGCATCGGCCTGATGCTGGGCATCGCGGTGCGGCTGGCCGCCGTGGCCGGCGCGCTGATGCAGTTCTTCATGTGGCTGGCGGCCTTCCCCATTGAGGCCAACCCCTTCGTCAACTACAACCTGACCAACGCAATCGTGATTCTGGCCTTCGCCTTCCTGGTGGGCCACATGCGGCTGAGCCTTGCGCAGCCGTGGCAGCGGGCTGTGACCAGCATCGCCGGTGAGAAAGGAGCTGCATGGCTGAAGTGA
- a CDS encoding pyridoxamine 5'-phosphate oxidase family protein gives MLFDHPNQNPVLTLAEDQSWQLLSTAELGRLVLVVSGRPDIFPVNFAVQDRTIVFRTAPGTKLAELTVNDQIVFEADAVLPEEGWSVIVRGTAEQLQTSDELAAAEALGLETIVPTVKEHYVRVTPTEITGRHFLRGPAPEADPGSGSNAS, from the coding sequence ATGCTGTTCGACCACCCGAACCAGAACCCCGTCCTCACACTGGCCGAAGACCAGTCCTGGCAGCTGCTGAGCACCGCGGAGCTCGGGCGCCTGGTCCTCGTCGTCTCCGGCCGGCCGGACATCTTCCCGGTCAACTTCGCCGTTCAGGACCGGACCATCGTCTTTCGGACCGCTCCCGGCACTAAGCTCGCCGAGCTCACCGTCAATGACCAGATCGTTTTCGAGGCTGACGCCGTGCTGCCCGAGGAAGGCTGGTCCGTGATCGTCCGCGGCACCGCCGAGCAGCTGCAGACCTCCGATGAGCTCGCCGCGGCGGAGGCGCTCGGGCTGGAGACCATTGTGCCCACCGTCAAAGAGCACTACGTGCGCGTCACCCCGACTGAGATCACGGGTCGTCACTTCCTGCGGGGTCCGGCCCCCGAGGCCGATCCCGGCTCCGGGTCCAACGCCAGCTGA
- the sucD gene encoding succinate--CoA ligase subunit alpha: MSIYLNKDSKVIVQGITGGEGTKHTALMLKAGTNIVGGVNARKAGTHVTHVHKDGYETDLPVFGSVSEAMAETGADVSVAFVPPKFAKDAAVEAIEAGIGLLVVITEGIPVQDTAEFYNLAAAKTGSDGKPTTRIIGPNCPGIITPGEALAGITPANITESGPVGLVSKSGTLTYQMMYELRDIGFSTSIGIGGDPVIGTTHIDALEAFENDPDTKAIVMIGEIGGDAEERAAEYIKAHVTKPVVGYVAGFTAPEGKTMGHAGAIVSGSSGTAEAKKEALEAAGVKVGKTPSETAELLRRAVKG; encoded by the coding sequence ATGTCGATCTACCTCAACAAGGACTCCAAGGTCATCGTCCAGGGCATCACCGGCGGCGAAGGCACTAAGCACACCGCCCTGATGCTCAAGGCGGGCACCAACATCGTCGGCGGCGTGAATGCCCGCAAGGCCGGCACCCACGTCACCCACGTCCACAAAGACGGCTATGAGACCGACCTGCCGGTCTTCGGCTCCGTCTCCGAGGCGATGGCTGAGACTGGTGCCGACGTCTCCGTGGCCTTCGTGCCGCCCAAGTTCGCCAAGGACGCCGCCGTGGAGGCCATCGAGGCCGGCATCGGTCTGCTGGTGGTCATTACGGAGGGCATCCCGGTCCAGGACACCGCCGAGTTCTACAACCTGGCGGCCGCCAAGACTGGGTCCGACGGCAAGCCGACCACCCGCATCATCGGCCCCAACTGCCCCGGCATCATCACCCCCGGCGAGGCACTGGCCGGCATCACTCCGGCCAACATCACCGAGTCGGGGCCTGTCGGGCTGGTCTCCAAGTCCGGCACCCTGACTTACCAGATGATGTACGAGCTGCGGGACATCGGGTTCTCCACGAGCATCGGCATCGGCGGCGACCCGGTCATCGGCACCACCCACATCGACGCGCTCGAAGCCTTCGAGAACGACCCCGACACCAAGGCGATCGTGATGATCGGTGAGATCGGCGGCGATGCTGAGGAGCGTGCCGCGGAGTACATCAAGGCCCATGTCACCAAGCCGGTGGTCGGTTACGTGGCAGGCTTCACCGCACCGGAGGGCAAGACCATGGGCCACGCCGGTGCCATCGTCTCCGGCTCGTCCGGCACCGCCGAAGCCAAGAAGGAGGCCCTCGAGGCAGCCGGGGTCAAGGTCGGCAAGACGCCGTCCGAGACGGCCGAGCTGCTCCGTCGAGCGGTCAAGGGCTGA
- the sucC gene encoding ADP-forming succinate--CoA ligase subunit beta, with amino-acid sequence MDLYEYQARDLFEAHGVPVLAGVVATTPEEAKKAAEQIGGTVVIKAQVKVGGRGKAGGVKLAKTPQEAYEHAQAILGMDIKGHTVHRVMVAQGAEIAEEYYFSILLDRAERQYLAMCSKEGGVEIEQLAEESPEKLARVNFDPNVGVTGSIGGYIAAKAGFDAADAPALAKVFKQLWKVFKEEDASLVEVNPLVRTGDGRIIALDGKVTLDENAAFRQPGHAELIDESSVDPLEAKAAEHELNYVKLDGEVGIIGNGAGLVMSTLDVVAYAGEAHGSVKPANFLDIGGGASAEVMAHGLDVILSDSQVKSVFVNVFGGITSCDAVANGIVKALDILGDTATKPLVVRLDGNNVEAGRKILAEADHPLVTTADTMDAGADKAAELANK; translated from the coding sequence GTGGACCTTTACGAGTACCAGGCGCGCGACCTGTTCGAAGCGCACGGAGTCCCCGTGCTCGCAGGCGTGGTCGCCACCACCCCCGAAGAAGCAAAGAAGGCCGCCGAGCAGATCGGCGGCACTGTGGTCATCAAGGCCCAGGTGAAGGTCGGCGGCCGCGGCAAGGCCGGCGGCGTGAAGCTGGCCAAGACCCCGCAGGAGGCCTACGAGCACGCCCAGGCGATTCTCGGCATGGACATCAAGGGTCACACCGTGCACCGGGTGATGGTTGCCCAGGGCGCGGAGATCGCGGAGGAGTACTACTTCTCCATCCTGCTGGACCGCGCCGAGCGCCAATATCTGGCGATGTGCTCCAAGGAGGGCGGCGTCGAGATTGAGCAGCTCGCCGAGGAGTCCCCGGAGAAGCTCGCCAGGGTCAACTTTGACCCCAACGTCGGCGTCACCGGCTCCATCGGCGGCTATATCGCCGCCAAGGCAGGGTTCGACGCTGCTGACGCACCGGCGCTGGCGAAGGTCTTCAAGCAGCTGTGGAAGGTCTTCAAGGAGGAGGATGCTTCTCTGGTGGAGGTCAACCCGCTGGTGCGGACCGGGGACGGGCGCATCATCGCTCTCGACGGCAAGGTCACGCTGGACGAGAATGCCGCGTTCCGCCAGCCCGGGCACGCCGAGCTGATCGACGAGTCATCCGTGGACCCCCTGGAGGCCAAGGCTGCCGAGCACGAGCTGAACTACGTGAAGCTCGACGGCGAGGTCGGCATCATCGGCAACGGCGCAGGGCTCGTGATGTCCACTCTCGACGTGGTCGCCTACGCCGGTGAGGCTCATGGCAGCGTCAAGCCCGCCAACTTCCTCGACATCGGCGGCGGTGCCTCCGCCGAGGTGATGGCTCACGGCCTGGACGTCATTCTCTCCGACAGCCAGGTGAAGTCCGTGTTCGTCAACGTCTTCGGCGGGATCACCAGCTGCGACGCCGTCGCCAACGGCATCGTCAAGGCCCTGGACATCCTCGGCGACACTGCCACCAAGCCGCTGGTGGTCCGCCTCGACGGCAACAACGTGGAGGCCGGGCGGAAGATCCTCGCCGAGGCCGACCACCCGCTGGTCACCACTGCCGACACCATGGACGCCGGGGCCGATAAGGCCGCCGAGCTGGCCAATAAGTAA
- the pcrA gene encoding DNA helicase PcrA, which produces MDFLFTPPSERAGQGARGTRSGQLAGAHDDAPAVLQESPAPSEAAVEGLNPQQREAVLHSGSPLLIVAGAGSGKTAVLTRRIAHLIQTGAARPHEILAITFTNKAAREMRERVERLIGPAAQRMWISTFHSSCVRILRAEAATIGRKSSFTIYDASDSLRLVTQIAKEHQLDPKRFSPRAIRNRISALKNELIDAEEFSAKAPNEPFSEAVSTIFAEYSQRLRAANAYDFDDLLTETVYMLEAFPAVRDSYRRRFRHVLVDEYQDTNHAQYRLISQLTAPDEEVQTAPAELTVVGDSDQSIYAFRGADIRNITEFERDYPQAHVIKLEQNYRSTQNILDAANAVISQNSSRQEKSLWTESGAGPDVTLHVAHSESDEAEWIARTIDRLGDDEGVKPSDVAVFYRTNAQSRSLEERLIHRGIPYRVIGGTRFYDRKEIKDALAYLHVVNNPDDDVNLRRILNEPKRGIGEKAEDAVAQLASRDRITFLEALRRADETAASTRAVKQIGSFVRMIDDVTSLAVDENPSVVLEAALEQSGMMAALRESKDLQDESRADNLGELVAVMKEYEANTEEASLEGFLEQVSLIADADAVPAADDDESARLAAEQGQVTLMTLHTAKGLEFPVVFLTGMEHGVFPHQRSMGDAEQLAEERRLAYVGLTRAEHRLCLSRAESRSLWGQVSYNPPSQFLAEIPEHLLHSSPESVPARSGGSRGFGSGGFGGSSGSFGGTGWSSEESLTGARSAPSAPKNVNPTREIPSLSAGDQVKHGKFGVGEVLGVEGSGDKTVAKVAFGGAEKRLLLRYAPLEKVT; this is translated from the coding sequence ATGGATTTTCTCTTCACTCCGCCTTCAGAGCGTGCCGGCCAGGGGGCCCGCGGGACACGCAGCGGCCAACTGGCCGGTGCCCACGACGACGCCCCGGCGGTTCTGCAGGAGTCGCCGGCTCCGTCCGAGGCGGCTGTGGAGGGGCTGAACCCGCAGCAGAGGGAAGCGGTGCTCCACTCCGGGTCCCCGCTGCTGATCGTGGCCGGGGCGGGCTCCGGGAAGACCGCGGTGCTCACCCGCAGGATCGCTCACCTGATCCAGACCGGAGCGGCCCGGCCGCACGAGATTCTGGCGATCACCTTCACGAATAAGGCCGCCCGAGAGATGAGGGAGCGCGTGGAGCGGCTCATCGGCCCGGCCGCTCAGCGGATGTGGATCTCCACCTTCCACTCCTCCTGCGTGCGGATCCTGCGCGCGGAGGCGGCGACCATCGGCCGGAAGTCCAGCTTCACCATCTATGACGCCTCCGACTCCCTGCGGCTGGTCACCCAGATTGCGAAGGAGCACCAGCTGGACCCCAAGCGGTTCAGCCCGCGGGCCATCCGCAACAGGATCAGCGCCCTGAAGAATGAGCTCATCGACGCCGAGGAGTTCAGCGCCAAAGCGCCCAATGAGCCGTTCTCCGAGGCGGTCTCCACGATCTTCGCCGAGTACTCCCAGCGGCTGCGCGCGGCCAACGCCTATGACTTCGACGACCTGCTCACCGAGACCGTCTACATGCTGGAGGCGTTCCCCGCCGTCCGTGACAGCTACCGCCGCCGCTTCCGGCACGTGCTGGTCGACGAGTACCAGGACACCAACCATGCTCAGTACCGGCTGATCAGCCAGCTGACCGCCCCGGATGAGGAAGTGCAGACGGCTCCGGCCGAGCTGACCGTCGTCGGCGACTCCGACCAGTCGATCTACGCGTTCCGGGGTGCCGACATCCGCAACATCACCGAGTTCGAGCGGGACTACCCCCAGGCCCATGTCATCAAGCTCGAGCAGAACTACCGCTCCACGCAGAACATCCTTGACGCCGCCAACGCGGTCATCTCCCAGAATTCGTCCCGCCAGGAGAAGAGCCTCTGGACCGAGTCCGGGGCGGGGCCGGACGTCACCCTGCATGTCGCCCATTCCGAGTCCGACGAGGCCGAGTGGATCGCCCGGACCATCGACCGGCTCGGCGACGACGAGGGCGTGAAGCCTTCCGACGTCGCCGTCTTCTACCGCACCAACGCCCAGTCCCGCTCCCTGGAGGAGCGACTGATCCACCGCGGCATCCCCTACCGGGTCATCGGCGGCACCCGGTTCTACGACCGCAAAGAGATCAAGGACGCGCTCGCCTACCTGCACGTGGTCAACAACCCCGACGACGACGTCAACCTCCGGCGCATCCTCAACGAGCCCAAGCGCGGCATCGGGGAGAAGGCGGAGGACGCCGTCGCCCAGCTCGCCTCCCGCGACCGGATCACTTTCCTCGAGGCGCTCCGCCGGGCCGATGAGACCGCCGCCTCCACCCGCGCGGTCAAGCAGATCGGATCGTTCGTCCGGATGATCGACGACGTCACCAGCCTCGCCGTCGATGAGAACCCCTCCGTAGTGCTTGAGGCGGCGCTCGAGCAGTCCGGAATGATGGCCGCGCTGCGCGAGTCCAAGGATCTGCAGGACGAATCCCGCGCCGACAACCTGGGCGAGCTCGTCGCCGTGATGAAGGAGTACGAGGCCAACACGGAGGAGGCCTCCCTTGAGGGCTTCCTTGAGCAGGTCAGCCTCATCGCCGACGCCGATGCTGTCCCCGCCGCCGACGATGACGAGTCCGCCCGCCTCGCCGCCGAGCAGGGCCAGGTCACCCTGATGACTCTGCATACAGCCAAAGGCCTTGAGTTCCCGGTGGTGTTCCTCACCGGCATGGAGCACGGCGTCTTCCCCCACCAGCGCTCCATGGGCGACGCCGAGCAGCTCGCCGAAGAGCGACGGCTCGCGTACGTGGGGCTGACCCGGGCCGAGCACCGGCTCTGCCTGAGCCGGGCTGAGTCCCGCAGCCTCTGGGGGCAGGTCTCCTACAACCCTCCCAGCCAGTTCCTCGCCGAGATCCCGGAGCATCTGCTGCACTCCAGCCCCGAGTCCGTGCCGGCCCGCAGCGGCGGCTCCCGGGGCTTCGGCTCCGGCGGGTTCGGAGGCAGCAGCGGAAGCTTCGGCGGCACCGGATGGAGCAGCGAGGAGTCCCTCACGGGAGCTCGCTCCGCCCCCTCCGCGCCGAAGAATGTGAACCCGACCCGGGAGATCCCCTCACTCAGCGCCGGTGACCAGGTCAAGCACGGGAAATTCGGCGTCGGCGAGGTGCTCGGCGTCGAAGGATCAGGAGACAAGACCGTGGCGAAGGTTGCCTTCGGCGGTGCTGAGAAGCGTCTCCTCCTGCGATATGCTCCCCTGGAGAAAGTCACCTGA